The bacterium region GAAGTTGGCCACGGCGATGTCGGCCGGGGTGACGTGGCCGAGGTCGAAGCTGTAGCTCGGGCGCCAGCCGTCGGGCGTGAGGCTGGACATGAGCCACCCCCACGGCTCCCGCCGCTCGAGCCGGAAGCCCCAGTGTTCGCCGACCGTTTCCCAGCCGTCGGCCAGGAGCAGGGGCCGCCGCGGTCCGCCCGCCCCGAAGCCCACGTCCATGAGCCAGGTCGCGTCGCCGAGCGCGACGGCGTTGAGCTGGTGGGTGCGGCCGCTCGGGGGCGACTCCAGGTGCACCCGGGCCAGGAGTGGGCGGGCGTCGTAGCCGAGATGACGCAGGGCCAGCAGCATGAGCCCGTTCAGTTCGAAGCAGTACCCGCCGCGACGGCGGTCGACGAGTTTGGCGACGAGCGCCGCCGGCGCGAGGTCGATGCCCCGCCCGAGCTGGATGTCCAGGTTCTCGAAAGGGATCGCGAAGAACTGGGCCGCGTGCAGGACGGCGAGCCCGGCCGCATCGGGCGCAGGACGCTCCGACAGGCCCACGCGATCAGCCCAGGCCGGCCAGGGGAAGGCGAACTCCCCGCTCACGGCTTCGTCGCCGGCGGGAAGGCCGACACCGGCACCCGCCCCAGGCGGTAGATGGCCTCGATCGTCTCGGCC contains the following coding sequences:
- a CDS encoding arylamine N-acetyltransferase; this encodes MSGEFAFPWPAWADRVGLSERPAPDAAGLAVLHAAQFFAIPFENLDIQLGRGIDLAPAALVAKLVDRRRGGYCFELNGLMLLALRHLGYDARPLLARVHLESPPSGRTHQLNAVALGDATWLMDVGFGAGGPRRPLLLADGWETVGEHWGFRLERREPWGWLMSSLTPDGWRPSYSFDLGHVTPADIAVANFFTSHSPDTHFTRTRVVSRPTADGRVSLRNQVRTRVVGADTVVDEIPPGAPTMAVLADEFGLVVDAAFGDFRPVADD